A segment of the Dermacentor andersoni chromosome 5, qqDerAnde1_hic_scaffold, whole genome shotgun sequence genome:
acattatagttggtgtaaataaccggttttttctaaaaagtcgaagaggttaggaattggcactagggggtcatctgctagtaatagggcagggtgtaatggaatgtgcaatttatacaggctgtgtaaaaacctccgtctcagtgtattcatgtgtggacatgttattaagatgtgcatgactgtaagagcttcattacatttttcgcaagttggcgggttttcttttcgaagaaggaaattgtgcgtcagatgtgtgtgtccaattcgaagtcgacacaagatcacctcgtagaatcgttgctggtgactgcatgatttccactcgccaattacaggtttaattagatgaagcttgttgcttatacaagtgtcccaatcgcgttgacattttgacgtcaaggccttccgaatcgcattgacgctgtctttatatggaagtgctgtattttgaatgtttttgtacgctgccattgatgggcatctatccgccgcttcgttacccaatattccaacatggcttggtacccagcaaaacttaattgatctgccatatttgtttgacgttaatgcattcaaaatatcgcttaacaagggttcactttgggatttcatgtgtagagccttcagtacgcttaattaatctgtgtatatgacagtgttttcaagtttgtcagcaatgatcttttgaactaccgtccatatcgcgtacacttcggctgtgtagacagaggcatgctgaggtaatcgaatacttgtttcccaattttatgttacggcccctacacccgcgtgtttgtccgttttagaaccatcagtataaaattctatgtagtttatatacttgtcttgaagagagcggaattcttgtataatgtgttcatgtggtgtgtctcttttctttagatgtgttagtgtccaatcacataacgctatgaaatcacaccacgggggtaaacgttctggctttctggcaacctggaggacttcccgagggatgtcatgatcccgacagtattcctcgtattTTTTCAATCACTACATTTGGCGCTTTTGCAAACTGCCCAGCTAGAGCAACTCAAAACGCCGCGGTATCACGAGAGGCTAAAATTTCTCTAGCAATCACACCACGACATGTTAGAAATCGAACAAAGAATGCTCATCAAACGTGTAGCATGCCGTATTATACGTTCTTACGACCCCGAAAAAATGGCCGAGGGCTCATGCAAAACAAAAACATTTAAAAACACATTCCTCCCTCGCACTACCTCCGACTTTAGTGTACTTCCTGCAGATGGGGTGACGAGTCCAACGATTGATGTATTTTTTAAAGCACTTTGAAATCTTGATCTGTGGAATATCTGCTAGTACTTTTTTCACATGGAATCTAGTAAGATCTATAACTAGACATTTTGGTGTTCTTCCAAATATGCTTGCGTTACTTCATTTGATCATTCCTGTAGTTATACTTATTTTCTTCATACCTGCAGTTTTTTATTTCAACTACATACTTTAATCAATATTACTACAGGAATTAGCGTTTTTCGTGGTTTGCGTTGTAAAAGTAACACTCAAATTTGTAATTAACGTTTTTCAAATATTctattttaaaaatttttttctacTCTTTCTTGTAGTTGACATGTATAATCCTCACAGACTACGTGACCGCTAATTGTGTATTGATATGCTTGTATTGGATTTTCACGCATGTTATGTTACGGAACTCTGCTCATGTAGCGCCTATTGTGATACACTACTGTGAATTGCATTTAATAATCACTCCAAATTAAGGAAGGACTGAATTACTGGCTGGTGGAACATAAATCAAGAACATCAGCTCAGGATGTTCGCTATTAAGAAAACACTGCTTCTAAATAAAGTGAAAGCATTTGAAAAGTTTATCGTACATGCGCACTTTCTGCTAGTTAAGTAAATCAATTTCCTTTGTCTTTGTTTCCTAAGCCACAGTTTCTGTTCATGCCGATTATCAAGCAGTGTCATTATAAATTTTTACTGTTAGCGCAACTTTCGCACGCACAAAGCCATTTCGTTTCTACGCCTGTGTCTAAGCTCCATAATAGGATTATGCCCTAGTTTGGACAGTCGGCTAAAATCGCAACAGTTTGCGTTTTCTACCACGCGTTTCTTCAAATCATTAGTCGCGTTATGTGAAGACTTTCGCCATGTTCATTATTGTTCCATGACACGCGTTCGCGAGAATTTCTAAAGTTAAATTACCAGTTAAAATACTTGCACGTATGTGATGTGTGACATTTTGTAGTAAGGTCGTCTCTGTGGCATGTGTGACATCCACATATTAATTAGGCTTAATCTTCATTTCTTTTCAGCCCATAAGCTTTCCCTTACAAACACTTAATGGCCTGAGCTTGAAACACTTCACGACGCTTCGAGTTAGCCAGCACGAGTGCCTTACATTACACCAAAAACGCTCCTGTGAACACTCGTTCATGCTGTTGGGACCTGCAACTAGCTTTCGTGGGAGTGCATCTTAAAGCACTGTTCCTAAACCATTCCATATTTCGAATCTGGTATCGCGTGTTTCTGTCGGAGCGCATCTCATTGTATCGCCTCAGACGGCACCACTTCCACGCCAAAATAACACTGTCTTCGTAAAATGTCCTATTTTCCCGCTTACCCCCAGGGACTTCCCGTGCTTATGCCATGTCCGGCAGGCCTGCTATTCAACGACGCTCTCAACGTTTGCGACCACGCTTATAATGTAAGCTGCGTGCCGCTCTACCCAACATTCACCACAAAGGCTCCACCACCAGCCGAAGCCACCACTAAAAAGATTGAGGTTGAGGAGAAGGTAGTCAAGGAGAAGGTCCCTCCACCAGCCGAAGACGATGCCCCCGCTACCAGCAAGAGCGATGGGACCAAAGTCGAAGAAGAAGCGCCCGCCTCCGTTGATGCTGGGACCGTCACGCAGGCAGCCGTTGTCAGCACCAAAGTCAACGATGACGTGAACTCGGTAGGAAAGCCCGTTGAAGGCACCAGGGCCGAGGCACCTGAGCAGAGGGATGCGGGCAACGTGGCTGGCGGAAACGACGATGTCAACCACGCCGTGTTGTGAACCTATCGGAGGAACTTCAGAGACTTTGGCTCTTGGTGGAAACATGCGTGGGACTCAGGAGGAAGGATTCGTTGGAATAATCAATTCTGCAGACTCATTCATTCAGGATTACACGCGATCACAGCACGTCTTCCAAATTACAGACTGACAGCACcgtgaagaaataaagaaagtgaaTTGAATTTCAGCTTTCTGTTTTCGCGTCCACAGATTGGCTGTTTACACCTGGTTGTCTAAGAAGGTTCGCGGCAAGGTGACTCAAATAAATAGGCGCGCACCTTCACACAAAAAAGCATTTAAAATAGCTAGTGTGCAGCACAACGTAACTGGCGCGATGGCTGGCAGGGGTGACATGTAGAAGGTGAACTTTATGCGTAGGAACGCCAATAAGGGCTCCCGGACTTGCTTGTTACTGCATGCGCGACGAATTTTAAACCATAATACAAATTTAAAGAATAGCAATAAAATTTCGGAAATGTTCAATATATTCTTTCCGAACACCTCGCATTTTTGCTGTCGGCCCTGCTTTCCAGAACTGTTGAAGAAAATCATTTTGAGCACTTTAAATTTGTTTTATTGTACTTCGTTAATAGCTGCATGTTCGAATCAGATAGTGCCCGTTGATTTTAGGCAACGCTTGTAGAATGGCGGTCTGCAGCCAAAATGTAGCGCTGTGTGGATGGTCGATAATCTCGCTGACAGTGATGTCTCCCAAAGAGAGTGGCGTAGCGTAGTGTCACAGCCTGGTCTTTCTTGGTAGCCAATGCAATGGTTCCACAATATCAGTCTTAAAACAAGCAGAACGCACTCTGTCTAAATTTTGAGAAAGCGTTTATTAAAGTCGCTAAACGAACGCCTTCTACTGAAACCCTCGCACTTAAACCTTAACCCCATTGTCGTACACTCGGTGCGTGACTTCCTTAGTAATCAAGAGTTTGTCTGGGCTAACAACTGTGGGTCTCTTAACACTGTAATGAAGTGATTTGCGCTTGTTGGTATGACATCGTGTTGTTTATAGCACGTGAAAATACAAGGACGGAAGGAAGATGTGACACACGCAGGCGCTATTTACAACAATCTTCATTTTGAGCAAACGACCCATACATATCTACAACTTTTTCGCATACGtcatcatacatgcgctgtttgcaaaaaaatgCCTTACCTTTACGCACTTGAGCTAACTCTTGGTgggaaagggcaattgatggTTTTGAAACACAGTTATTTCCTAGCCTATCAATCACTTCTGCTTTGATAATTTTGCGAGTTAATCTTCCTCGGGCTCTTCCCATGATGGAGCAGTCTCTGCATGCTGGAGCACACAtcgagtggtcaccatcatccGCTCCGGCAACAGCGCACATGCAATGCCTGCAATGACCGTCCAGGAACTGaccccgcttttctgctacattataccAGTGTTCCTGTAAACGCTCgttgaggcaccttccgctttgcCCCACGTAGTTTTTCTCACACTTTCAAGGAAGGTTGTAAGCAACTGCTCCTGCACTTTGAACACACAgttcctggtgtttctttttgcacatGCGCTTGTCAGACAGGCCTGGTCTGGCTAGTCTTCACAGACATTGCAATTTTGTAAGAGATGAAAAGACAACCCTAACATTCGCACGTTGACCTAATTTCCCCAAACGGTGCAATACGCCGTGGATAAACGGAATGACAGCTACGCTCCTCTTATCTACACAAGGCAGGCTGGCGGAATTCTTTGATAACTTCGACTTCAGTAGACCCCAGCAACGCTAATAAATACAAATGCAGGGTAACCTGCCAAACGAAGACGGAGGATCTGGTTGTTGACGCTTTTGGTCATCAGCTCAGGGCATGACTTACATAATGCGTATAGAGTGCGCCGACTGATATGAGAGCAGTGGCTTGTTCGCACGAGACTCGTACTTCCCGCGTACATGGTCGTTGCAAAATAAAATCTTAATGTCAAGATGTCGAATACTTCCGTCAATCGGCAGTTCGTGCGTTACTTTTAGAGGAGATAAAccgtcgcatttaaaagaaattgcATAAGTGGTTAAAAAATTAAAACAGTTAGGGCTGCAGTCGGGTGGAACTAAAAAACCATCGacgtatctaaaaacttttaGAATCGTAAAATCTGGCAGCCGACCACTCATGTTCTTGTCTAGTTTTGCTAAGAATATATCTCTAAGGATGGGAGCTATACACGATCCGATACAAACTTTCCCCTTCTGTATACAAGGTTGCCCTTCCCACAGTATGAAAGTAGGAAGAAGATAAAACTAAGAAGTTCTAAGGCAACGTTTCCAAAGGTGTCAATAGAACACTGAACGCTGGAGAGCACACCTGAATGCGGTAAGGAATAAAACAGGTCTGTTATGTCTACAGAGAAGGACTTAATATTTTTATGTGTGGACGACCTGAAGTAATCCAGTACCACACCAGAGTTTTTTTTTACGAAACACAGGTCCTGAATTGGCAGCGTCTAGAGCATTTTTTGACGATACAATTCTGTACATTTTTGCCAGGTAAAGTTTTCCGACACAATGGCTCAAAAAGGTGCATCAATGTTTTGTGTCTCTACACTAAAGAACACATCAACGCAATCAAGCTTGCCTGGCAACTACACCCTTCGTAACACCATCTAAAGGCAGGCATTTACAAAGCTTCTTTGCTTTCGCTTTCACTTTTGACAAGCACGAATTTGTACATGGATAAAAATTCGTTTACTGCACCTGAACCTTTTTCGTTGAAGGCCTCATGAGACAATACCGCGAAACCTCCTTTCCTTATCTGCGGGTTATACGAACAGCTTTTTGTCCTTCAAGACAGAGGCTACGCGTTTTACAGATACCTTTGGAACCGCTGGTTTGCTATGGATCAAGGCACCGACACCGTCAGACACACACCGCACAGCGTCGTCTCCGGCGGTGCACTGGGAAACATGTCTGACGAGCGAAAGCAGCTCCGGAGGAGTCCTTTTTTCGACGGCGAACTTTGGCCCTAGGGTGAGCACGCGTTGCACATTGTTAGGAACACTTTCCCGTTGAAGAAAATTAACTTTCCCTTTTGGCGCAAGCAACTTGTCGGGGAAGAGCCAACGCAATttcttgagttgaacctgcgACAAGGATTCCGTTGTTTGGTTGATCAGCCTTGACCACTCGAGGCGGCGCCTCGTGACCATGGATCGATTCCCTGTGGCACTTACCTGTGCATTCCGTTGTGTTCTATGCAGACGAGCCAGGCGAAGCCATTCTGACATCTAAATCTTGCAGACCGGAACGCCTTCATTAGGTGAAGCTAGAAAGCCTCAAAATAAAGCTCGTACATCTTGCAGGAAAATCTTGTTTCCAAGACAAAATGAAAGGGACCGACATTTGCAAACTGTGCTGGCAATGAAAGCGACAGTTGCTGCTGGGTTCCGCGGAACAAGTAGAAAGGAGCCCGGTGTACTAGAACTGGAATgctgtaatgcagtgatttgggcaTGTTCGtatgacatcgtgaggcttatagcgcgtgaaaagacaaagacgaaaggaagacgtgacgaAAGGAAGACCTGTGTCTGTCACGTCTTTcattcgtccttgtcttttcacccGCTATAAGTCTGACGGTCACTTAACGCACCGGTTAACCCACGACTGTCTTATTTACCGCAGCATCAGCGACAACCTTGGCTCTACCAAAGTCGAAAATGATCTGCATCACGTCGAAAAATGGTGAGACATGTGGTCGATGTACCTCACCACAAAGGAAACTGCGCTCATTCTCTTCCACCGTCGGTCCTCGAATTTCACCACAAGTTTCACATCTTACGGTTTCCGAATATTTTCCTTACACTCACATGAATATCTTGGCGTCGGCATGTTTCGTGATCTTACATGATCGTTTCACGCAATTAACATCAGAAGTTATGCTTACCGCACTCTCGCTTACTTACGGCGGAACTTGCGTCACACCCCCTCCTCTGTGAATATACCTGCTTACCAAATACTGGTGCCTCCTAAACTCGAGTACGCCAGCGGAGTTTGGGCCCCAGTCAGATTAACCTTTCAAACATGTTGGAATCAGTCCAAAATCGCGCTGCCAGCTATAATTTATTCAGAATACTCTTCTCTAACTAGCGTCACAGCACTAAAATCCCGGGTCAACCTTGTTAGTCTTGAATGCCGCCGCATCATTTGGAGGCTTTCTCCGTTTCACAAGTTGATCACTCGTCGTTTAATCCCACTCTCATCACTCCCGCTCAGCGGCTATCGCTTCGCAACAGTCACCAAAAAGCCGTTTACCCCTCCTATTCCCACACCTCTGCGCAAAGGACTTCAATTTTCGTTACAAAAGATTGAAACAAGTTACCCGCAGATGCGGTAAACAACACCAGCCCTGATAAATATAAAGCGGGGCTGGCAAATATTATTAAATGGAGTTATGATTTGCTCACTCTTTCCTGCTTGTAAGACGCTGCCTTGAAATCTTCATACTTATACATcgagtgaagaaactttttttaTTAAGCTAAGTATTACACATGTCCCCGTTTAttatattagaggttggattgcgccaTATTTGACGAGGCACGCAGAAGAGAACCATACATCACAGAGTGCTCGTTAGCCCGTTTACTTGTTTTTATGCTATGCGTGTTGTACTTACTATTTGTTTCTATTTGTTATTCATAGTTATTTTCGGTTCTTGTACTTAGTGTTTCTTTCCTGTTGTTTAATTTTTCCTACGTAAAATTCCGCATGTAAATCATTCTTCATCTAAAACCGCCCAACAGGTGTATTTCAAggtaagtaaataaaaaaagaaatttagacTATGTGGATAAGTGATAGTCTCGCGAACAGTGACGTCCTCCAAACAGAGCAGAGTAGCTTGGCCGGTTTATAGCGGGAACTACGAGCCACACTCAGAGCGACGTGACCGCAGAATTTCTCAGGCGCTGCAGGAGTTAAGTACATCCCTTACTCAGCAGTTGCGTCTAATTCATTCGCGCACAGAAAGCTTGACTGGCGACTATAACCCCTGGTGTTGCTGGGAAACGGTGATATTGATCTGTTCAAACATCCCGATTTCTGATGACCACCACCTCGCACAAAAACGCAACCGCTCGCAGCGCTGATTTCGATTGGTCACAGACGCTAAGTGCCCATGAACCCTTGTTTCATCTTGAAAACAATGAAGTGTGCTGCATTCGAGAAAGCGGTGGTGTGCATGACGCTGTAGTCGCCACGTACTCAACTCAAAAGCCGAAACGCACTCAAGAAGCAACTATCTAGCGATTTGTATAAGACAGTATACGGGTTTCATCTGCTTTGTCAGACTCGAAGCTGCAACTCTGCAATAACGCGACACAGGCGATGATGAACACGAAGTGCCTAGAAGTTCATAGAATGAATAGGTCTATTGGAATTCGAAGCCCTGTATAATTAAATACCCCATGTTCCAGGCAGACTGACTGATTGGTTCATTAGCTGATTGATTGACTCTTTcagagaaagcaaaagaaagcttTTAATGGAGCTAGTGAGTGAgtattgagtgagtgagtgagcgagtgagtgagtgagtgagtgagtgagtgagtgagtgagtgagtgagtgagtgagtgagtgagtgagtgagtgagtgagtgagcgagcgagcgagcgagtgagtgagtgagtgagtgagtgagtgagtgagtgagtgagtgagtgagtgagtgagtgagtgagtgagtgagtgagtgagtgagtgagtgagtgaggataATTATTATCCCAATGAAACAGCCGGGCTACGCGAGACGCTGCAGGGAAAAACTCCGGATTTTTTATAACCACTTGGGGTTCACAAGCATACAAGAGCTATTGAATTTTGGGTGCATCGAAACGCCAACGCCAATCAACCTCAAGGGCTAGTGTTTACCAGGAGAACGCCTTAACACATCTACCGCAGTGGCTGGATTCACGGTCTTGCAAAACTTCGAAAATTGCTACATTGCTTAAAATGAGCTTTAGACCCAGGCCAACTTCAATTTCTTCACTCAAACTTCCAATCGCTCTCAAGAAACAACCTTTAAAGTCGTCTGAATAAACTTTTGTCCCGTTGAGGAGGAAGATGTAAATGTAGAAAGGAAAGTTTTATCTTAGGGTCGTATACTCTTGATAAAGACAATGAAAAATTGGTAACTTAAAAGGTGAAGCAGGAATTTTCCAGGCGCTGCTCGGTACAGAAACAAATATCGCAACTCCGTAATGTTTTTCAAACGTCCTGCCCAAAAGCTAGTGCTAGATTTCAAAGAAATGTATAATACGCGGTAATCAATTTCTTTCGGTTTTATGACATCGCTGCTGGGTTGTAAGCTTGATGGCTCAGTTTTCTTTGTGTTTGTAATTATCAGCGAATTTGTGTGGAAATATTGACGCTGTAATACAAGAACATGCTTCCCACAGTCGGAAGATTTTAAGGTTTGatttttaaatgtaacaaatatCATGAAGTTCGGTACAGTGGAAGGTGACAATGACTTGTATTAAGATAGCAGATGTATTAAGATAGCATGTATTAAGATAGCAGATCGTGGAAAAAAGTGTGTTCTTAAAGGCGGCAATACATAAAATTTtcaaaattaaaagaaattatggggttttacgtgccacaacaacgatctgattatgaagcatgccgtagtgggggactccggttctttagcatgcacataaatataagtacaggGCTGTTTGGGCaattcgccccatcgaaatgcggctgccgtggccgggattcaatcctgcgacctcgATTCTGCGAACTAGCCACTAAGCACTGCGGCGGTTACAAAATTTCCAAGCTTGAATTATGCATCGCATGCTTAACTGTACGCGTACCACATCGCGTTGGCAAACTTTCAGCGCATTCAGTGCGGTAAAAaattcctatattttttttttttgacgtcacaATTTAAGTGTATAGTCGTCGAGTGGTACTGAGGAGTGATGAAAGGCATCAGCATTTACAAAAGCTGCTCTGTCGCGTAACAGAAACCGCTTTTGAATGTCGTGTTTGCGATGGTCCCAGTATTGAAGTCATCTTGAAAGTCACGATCTTGAAAGTCAGAGTCAGCGTTTCTGGATACAGCGGTGGTCCCTGATTTCGCGATGTCACCCAGCCAATAATATAATGCCAGTCGGTGTTACCGGTATTAAAGTTTGACTTAAGGGAGTAAGAATTGCGTGTTAAAATTTGCCCACTGAGCTCAGTTTTTTGTGTGTATTACCCTATTGGGCCTTCTACTCTCACTTAAAATGGTAAAATCAAAATATGCGTACAGGTATCTTATGGCATTTTGAAAGTAAAACCTTATTACATTGCATTGCATGGGAATACATGGTGCATTGGATGAAAGCCACAAAAAATTTTCACTTCATATCTCAGGAAAACAGACGAAAACACCTTGGTTTGTGCGGGGAGCAGGCGCCCTTAAATTTGTTGATAAAAATGCGTAACCCTTACCTTCGGAAAGTAGACAAGTGTTTACAACTTTGATTCATGCGTTTCATATCAGCTTCctgttttatttttgtctttgtttttaCCATTTACTTTCGGAGGCTCTTTCTTTAAAATTTCACGTGCGAGTTCGACCGATGAACAAACAGGCGAGAGTTTGCTGACTGGTTCGTTCATGTCCTTTACAGCGTCTTTTGTCTGAAATACCACCACACTAC
Coding sequences within it:
- the LOC126530037 gene encoding uncharacterized protein; the protein is MTDVSLASQNKTRPILKLQLHKSRSFSSTDSSRSDIALSMVAQRGVVLSSVALAALSLVSLGSARALSGCPPADDKDSDATFIANPLDCSSYFVCQQGLPVLMPCPAGLLFNDALNVCDHAYNVSCVPLYPTFTTKAPPPAEATTKKIEVEEKVVKEKVPPPAEDDAPATSKSDGTKVEEEAPASVDAGTVTQAAVVSTKVNDDVNSVGKPVEGTRAEAPEQRDAGNVAGGNDDVNHAVL